The DNA region GCCTGGGATCTCGCATTGTTAGAGCCAGGGAGAGGAGGGCCGCCCAGGGCCCTTTAAGTATATCCCCTCCTACCACGCTAAGCTCCCCCCACGGCGTCTGATCCCGCCCCGGGGTCCCTGGCAGGTCCCGGATTGGTGGGGAGGGTTGGTCCCTTTGAAGTGTGGGTGCTGATCTGGGCTATTTGACGTGTTGATAGGGAAAGTGGAAGGTTTTTGTCTTACCGGGGccggtgctgctgctgccgccaccgcCCTGCTCAGCTCGGCAGCACAGCGGAGCTCACCCCGCAGCCCCCAGAGCTcgcctccctccctttcccctccccccttacccTACCCCACCCCGCCCggctctctccccctgcagcctccTCCAAATGAGCGGTTCGCCCGCTGGATCTAACCCAAGGACACCGCAGAGCAGCGGAGGGGAGAACGCACcgtcccctgcagcagcagcagcagcagcctgtccGGCACTCTCTCACCTGCCCCCGGCGGACCCCCTGCGCCAGGCGAACCGGCTCCCCATCAGGGTCCTGAAGATGCTCAGCGCCCACACTGGCCACCTCCTGCACCCGGAATACTTGCAGCCTCTCTCCTCCACGCCCGTCAGCCCCATCGAGGTCAGTCCCGGCCAGGGCCCCCCAGCCATTCTGCCTACCCGGGGAGGGCAAAGCGCGCTGCTCCGGAGCCGCGCCTTTATCCTCCTGCCCCGGGCAGGGATCGCACCCGGACAGGTCCCCGATCCACCTGGCCCAGGACCGCCCCGGTCCGCTCTGCTCATCGGAGCCGCTCCTCGTCCCTTCCCCGGTCCCTTGGTGCGAGCTGACCCGTGCCCCAGAgcgctgccctggggcagggcgcaCAGTGCTTCCCCGAAGTGCGGTGCGCCTTTGCGCGCACACCCCGCAGCAAGGGATGGCACCAGCCCCCTTCGCTTCccttgtttctctccctctctggacACTAGGAAGCTCCGGGCTCCTGCGCCCTCCTGGAGGCAAGCTGGGGTGGGTCGCCCCGCCCTTAACCTCTCTGGGAGAGCCTGAGGAGTCCGGGCGACTCTCACGGCACCGGGGTCCCTCTCCTCGATTTAGCTGCCAGGTTTCCAAGCGAAGTTCCGGAGTGGGGCGGGTGGAAGGGGCAAACCCTCTTTACCCTGCCGGGGGGTAGAGCAGCAGGGCAAGCCTGCCCTTGGCGAGGGTCCAAAGGAGAGAGACGGGGCTGGGGCTCCTCCTGCTGGGGACCAGCAGGGGCTGAGAACCCCGAGACCACCCGGAAGGGGGGGGTTGGGAAAGGGCTTCGCTTCCCACCCCAGTCTCTACCCAGCTGCAGGGTGCCAGTGGGACTGTTACCGCCAGTGTCTCCCCGGGGCCGTGGGGGTCTGAGAGCGCCCCGGGGCTGAgtccttctctgtccccagcctTGCGCTTGGGAGctgcggaccccccccccccgattcccCCGGCTTTGGGGGGCTGTGCGCGCGGCTCGGAGTGAGCGCAGGGTCCGAGCCCTGGCTCTCCGGAGCAGGATCGCTGCGCGTCGACTCACCCGCGCTCTGACCTCTCTCCCCGCAGCTGGACGCTAAGAAGAGCCCGCTGGCGCTCCTGGCACAGACCTGCTCCCAGATCGGCAAGCCGGACCCGCCGCCTTCCTCCAAGCTCAACGCGGTGACCGCCAACGGGCTGCCCGGCGCGGACAAGGAGCCAGGCGCCCGCTCCACCTCCTCCGCCCTCAAGCAGCTGGGCGGCGGCGGCGACTCCCCGGCCGAGGACAAGTCTAGCTTCAAGCCCTACTCCAAAGGCGGCGGGGACCCCCGCAAGGAGGGCGGCTCGGCGGGCGCGGGCCCTGGCGCGGACAAGGCAGGGTTCCGGGTGCCCAGCGCCACCTGCCCGCCCTTCCCGCCGCATGCGGCAGCCGCCTCCTCCCCGGGCGGGTCCCGGGGCAGCTCCCCGCAGCACGGAGACTGCAAGGGCCAGGAGGACAAGAAGGAGCCCGAGGCGGCGGCCAAGCCCAGCCCCGAAGCGGCGCCGGGGCCCGGGGGCAGCGGCTTGAGCCGGGCCGGCGGGGGCGCAGGGAGCGCAGACACCGGGGCCCATGGGGAGGCCACCTCGGGGCGCAAATCGGAACCTCCGGCCCTGGCGCCCGCCGGCCACGTGGCCCCAGTGTCCCCCTACAAGCCGGGCCACTCcgtcttccccctgcccccttccagcATCGGCTACCACGGGTCCATCGTTGGGGCTTACGCAGGCTACCCATCCCAGTTCGTGCCCGGCCTGGATCCTACTAAAGCCGGCCTAGTGAGCAGCCAGCTGCCGGGGACCTTGGGCTTGCCCGGCAAgccgcccagctccagcccacTGACCGGGGCCTCCCCGCCCTCCTTCATGCAGGGATTATGCCGAGACCCCTATTGCTTGAGCTACCACAGCGCCTCGCACCTGGGCACCAGCAACTGCTCCAGCTGTGTGCACGACCCTGGCAGCCTGAAAAGCGGATACCCTCTGGTGtaccccacacaccccctgcactCCGTCCACACCACCCTGTCCTCCAGCGCCACCCCAAGCctgcccagccaccccctctacaCATACGGCTTCATGCTCCAGAACGACCCCTTACCCCACATATGCAACTGGGTGTCTGCCAGTGGACCCTGTGACAAGAGGTTTGCCACCTCGGAGGAACTGCTCACCCACCTACGGACCCACACGGCTCTGCCTGGGGCGGAGAAACTCTTGGCTGGCTACCCTACCTCTGGTCTTGGCTCTGCGGCATCCTgccacctccacctcccacccactgccccaGGGAGCCCCAACACTTTACCGGGATCCCTGTCTTTGAGGAGCCCACACACTTTGGGACTAAACAGGTACCACCCTTATGGCAAGAGCCACTTGCCCACAGCcggtgctctgccagtgccctccTTGCCAGCAGCTGGACCCTACTACTCTCCATATGCGCTGTATGGCCAAAGACTAACTTCAGCTTCTGCGCTTGGATATCAGTAACTAAAGCACCCCCTCCTCATCCTCCCCcgctctccttcccttccttggACTGTGTATTTATTTACTGTATGTTAGCTTAAAGCTGGGAATATTAAGTGCATTAATATACCAATGAATCAATGGTAGGCAGAAAGTCTGTgtctaaaaaaaaatcctttcctttGCAGGTGTGgggcttttctttttcctttattttcccttttctttcttcttttgaaaTTCTATTTTATTGTGTCCCCTCCCCAGGAAATCCTTGCATGGCCTCTTTTAACAAATACATTTTCCCCTCCCTCGTTTTATCATTTTGAAATTCCGTTTCTCTTTGTTTGTACAGTTAACagagatgtaattttttttttgtaatgtattttggggaaggggcaatGGTGGTGGGGCGAGAGGGAGGAAGGGCAGCTGGGAGAACGTCTATGGCAGTGCTGCCCCAGAGCTCTCTTCATCCCAAAATGTGGCGCTGTCTGCAAAAGCCAAGGAGACCTACTGATCAGGACAGTGGGTGGACGATACCTGCTTCTTTCTATAGTTTGGAAAAGGACATAGGAAGTGCCATACTGCTTCAGACCAGTGGTCCTCCATCTAGTCCGGTATCCTGTCTCCTGCTCTCCCGTGCTCTCCCGTGCTTGGAAAATCTGCCTTGCCTTCCAGCACCAGTGGGCTCCTGTACAGACCTAGAACTAGTCTACCAGTCAGCGTGGTCTCTGGACTCCTCTGAAAATACTGAAGGAGTCCAATGATGTCCTGGGATGAGCTGTAATGGCTGTGCCACTGCAGATGACTTGCTTTCGCTCACTGATCCACCACAGGGCACCTGATCAAAATTAAAAGATGTGGATTATGAATTTGCTGTCTGTGACTcgctgatgggggcaggggagaagagaccCTTCACAGCCACAGAAATAGCTAGGAGAGAGCCGCCCAGCCTGGTACAAACTGGGTCATTTAATCCAGCGCCCAGGGCCAAATCCATCTTGATCTGATTTCTACAGGCCCAGTCT from Gopherus evgoodei ecotype Sinaloan lineage chromosome 2, rGopEvg1_v1.p, whole genome shotgun sequence includes:
- the ZNF703 gene encoding zinc finger protein 703 — protein: MSGSPAGSNPRTPQSSGGENAPSPAAAAAAACPALSHLPPADPLRQANRLPIRVLKMLSAHTGHLLHPEYLQPLSSTPVSPIELDAKKSPLALLAQTCSQIGKPDPPPSSKLNAVTANGLPGADKEPGARSTSSALKQLGGGGDSPAEDKSSFKPYSKGGGDPRKEGGSAGAGPGADKAGFRVPSATCPPFPPHAAAASSPGGSRGSSPQHGDCKGQEDKKEPEAAAKPSPEAAPGPGGSGLSRAGGGAGSADTGAHGEATSGRKSEPPALAPAGHVAPVSPYKPGHSVFPLPPSSIGYHGSIVGAYAGYPSQFVPGLDPTKAGLVSSQLPGTLGLPGKPPSSSPLTGASPPSFMQGLCRDPYCLSYHSASHLGTSNCSSCVHDPGSLKSGYPLVYPTHPLHSVHTTLSSSATPSLPSHPLYTYGFMLQNDPLPHICNWVSASGPCDKRFATSEELLTHLRTHTALPGAEKLLAGYPTSGLGSAASCHLHLPPTAPGSPNTLPGSLSLRSPHTLGLNRYHPYGKSHLPTAGALPVPSLPAAGPYYSPYALYGQRLTSASALGYQ